The proteins below come from a single Salvelinus fontinalis isolate EN_2023a chromosome 1, ASM2944872v1, whole genome shotgun sequence genomic window:
- the nmt1b gene encoding glycylpeptide N-tetradecanoyltransferase 1b: MTDSNLPDKNLGEENSGGLKKRNKKKKSKEDAWNLDGPKDPFAMLDALPEEKQQEIQRALHLFSLGKGLPRTLEEASRRSYPFWDTQPVPKLGDDNSTTHGPIEVDKASVREEPYSLPQGFSWAPLDLGDPAVLRELCALLNENYMEEDDNTSRFDFSPEYLLWALCPPGWLPQWHCGVKVNTNQKLVGFIAAVPTNIRIYDTEKRMVQVHFLCVHKKLRSKRMTPVLIREITRRVNLQGVCQAVYTASGVLPKPVATCRYWHRSLNPRKLIEVNFPISSLRGNMTVQRALKLNRLLEAPKTAGLRPMTRGDVKGVHMLLQGYLKKYHLTPVLSQEEVEHWLLPRENVIDTYVVESSAGVLTDFVSFYTMVSRVLNHPVHKGLKAAHSLYCVSSSTPLPDLMEDTLFLAKSKGFDVFTVLDLMENTSFLEKLKFGIGDRSLHYYLYNWRCPTIGLKMVGLVLL, encoded by the exons ATGACTGATTCAAACCTTCC TGACAAGAACCTGGGGGAAGAAAATAGTGGCGGTCTGAAAAAAAGGAATAAGAAGAAGAAGAGCAAGGAGGATGCCTGGAATCTTGATGGACCCAAAGACCCGTTTGCTATG CTGGATGCTCTCCCGGAGGAAAAGCAGCAGGAGATCCAGAGGGCCCTGCACCTCTTCTCCCTGGGCAAGGGCCTCCCGAGGACCCTGGAGGAGGCCAGCAGACGCTCCTACCCCTTCTGGGACACCCAGCCAGTCCCCAAACTAG GTGACGACAATTCCACGACCCATGGTCCTATTGAGGTGGATAAGGCCAGTGTTCGTGAGGAGCCTTACAGTCTACCACAGGGGTTCAGTTGGGCCCCCCTGGATCTGGGGGACCCTGCTGTG CTGAGGGAGCTGTGTGCTCTACTGAATGAGAACTATATGGAGGAGGATGACAACACCTCCAGATTTGACTTCTCCCCTGAGTATCTGCTGTG gGCCCTGTGCCCCCCAGGTTGGTTGCCCCAGTGGCATTGTGGGGTAAAGGTGAACACCAATCAGAAACTAGTGGGCTTCATCGCTGCTGTGCCCACTAACATCCGCATATATGACAC GGAGAAGAGGATGGTGCAGGTCCACTTCCTGTGCGTCCACAAGAAGCTGCGCTCCAAACGAATGACCCCGGTGCTCATCAGAGAGATCACCAGACGGGTCAACCTGCAGGGAGTCTGCCAGGCCGTCTACACTGCCAGCGGGGTACTGCCCAAACCTGTGGCTACCTGCAG GTACTGGCACCGCTCTCTGAACCCACGCAAGCTGATCGAGGTGAATTTCCCCATCTCCAGCCTGAGGGGCAACATGACCGTCCAACGAGCGCTCAAGCTCAACCGCCTGCTTGAA GCTCCCAAAACAGCAGGTTTGCGGCCCATGACAAGGGGTGATGTGAAAGGGGTACACATGCTCCTTCAGGGGTACCTCAAGAAGTACCACCTGACCCCCGTCCTGTCTCAGGAGGAAGTGGAGCACTGGTTGCTACCACGGGAGAATGTGATTGACACCTACGTGGTGGAG AGCTCTGCTGGTGTGCTGACAGACTTTGTGAGTTTCTACACCATGGTGTCCAGGGTGCTGAACCATCCGGTACACAAGGGGCTGAAGGCAGCCCATtccctctactgtgtctcctcctccactccactgcCTGACCTCATGGAGGATACTCTGTTCCTGGCCaaatct AAAGGCTTTGACGTCTTCACTGTTCTGGACCTGATGGAGAACACTTCTTTCCTGGAGAAGCTCAAGTTTGGCATCGGGGACAGGAGCCTACACTACTACCTGTACAACTGGAGATGTCCCACAATAGGCCTGAAAATG GTTGGCTTGGTGTTGCTGTGA